One window of Herpetosiphon gulosus genomic DNA carries:
- the dnaN gene encoding DNA polymerase III subunit beta, with protein sequence MRLACLQENLKRGLALAGHAVAGRSSLPVLANILLATESGRLKLAGNNLEIGITALVGAKVDEDGAITIPAKLLSDLVGNLPNDTVELEVDPRTQTLTVTCRGTKANIKGIDADEFPAMPTLGNEPVLAYIPPELLRKVVGQVVVAAAAENTNPNPILQGVLIRLTGTQATFAAIDGYRLAVRTIELPEPVAHDAELVIPSKAMAELGRTLGDSETPIAMSITPNGGQVIFHSETVDFVSRVIDGKFPDYERFVPPASNTSTRSVISTAEFSRAVKRIALFSQAAGNIVTLTMERGDGSEPGRLLLNANAAEIGESVEAISALIDGDDGKLALNVRYLQEALGAIDTDQVALETQTPNSPGVFRPIGGDEYLHLVMPMRIP encoded by the coding sequence ATGCGCCTAGCGTGTTTACAAGAAAATCTAAAGCGTGGTTTAGCCTTGGCAGGCCATGCTGTTGCAGGCCGCTCTAGCTTGCCTGTACTTGCAAATATTTTGTTGGCAACCGAAAGTGGTCGGCTGAAATTGGCTGGAAATAATCTCGAAATCGGGATTACCGCACTCGTCGGCGCAAAAGTCGATGAAGATGGGGCAATTACGATTCCAGCCAAATTATTATCGGATTTAGTCGGCAACTTGCCTAACGATACCGTTGAATTAGAAGTTGATCCCCGGACGCAAACATTAACCGTGACTTGCCGTGGCACTAAAGCCAATATCAAAGGCATTGATGCCGATGAATTTCCGGCGATGCCAACGCTTGGCAACGAGCCAGTGCTAGCCTATATTCCACCTGAGCTATTGCGCAAAGTTGTTGGTCAAGTGGTGGTTGCAGCTGCGGCTGAAAACACCAATCCTAACCCAATTTTGCAAGGTGTGCTGATTCGTTTGACTGGCACACAAGCGACTTTTGCCGCGATTGACGGCTATCGTTTGGCTGTGCGCACGATCGAATTGCCCGAACCAGTGGCTCACGATGCTGAGTTGGTGATTCCTTCCAAGGCGATGGCTGAGCTAGGCCGCACCCTTGGCGATAGCGAAACCCCAATTGCCATGAGTATTACGCCCAATGGTGGACAAGTTATTTTTCATAGCGAGACTGTTGATTTTGTTTCGCGGGTGATCGACGGCAAGTTCCCCGATTACGAGCGCTTTGTGCCACCAGCCAGCAATACCTCAACTCGCAGCGTAATTTCAACTGCTGAATTTAGCCGCGCCGTCAAACGGATTGCGCTGTTCTCGCAGGCGGCTGGCAACATTGTGACCTTGACGATGGAGCGCGGCGATGGCAGCGAACCTGGGCGTTTGCTCTTGAACGCCAATGCTGCTGAAATCGGTGAATCGGTCGAGGCGATTAGTGCTTTGATCGATGGCGATGATGGCAAATTGGCCTTGAACGTGCGCTATTTGCAAGAAGCACTCGGCGCAATCGACACCGATCAAGTAGCCTTGGAAACCCAAACTCCTAACTCACCAGGTGTATTTCGGCCAATTGGCGGCGACGAATACCTGCACTTGGTGATGCCAATGCGCATTCCTTAG
- a CDS encoding pyridoxamine 5'-phosphate oxidase family protein → MSETVYTLLDFSQPVSFDMLLQHAWQLIAAAVHDRHDPMHTPVFGTSDEHGSDQRVVVLRGFDPATRRLWFHSDLRSPKIAVLKRDPRVSWLLYHPAARLQLRLRGLAEVHSNDGLVDTAWQNSAVLGRRCYCGIAPGQISAEPNHGLNQELLDRQPTLEESEVGRVNFCVISSTISNLDWLQLQFTGNYRAQFAWTDDGSYTAQWVTP, encoded by the coding sequence GTCTATACACTGCTCGATTTTAGTCAGCCTGTAAGCTTCGACATGCTTTTGCAGCATGCTTGGCAGTTGATTGCCGCTGCGGTGCATGATCGTCATGATCCAATGCATACCCCAGTTTTTGGCACAAGCGATGAGCATGGTAGCGATCAGCGGGTGGTGGTATTGAGGGGCTTTGATCCAGCGACTCGGCGTTTGTGGTTTCATAGCGATTTGCGGTCGCCCAAAATTGCCGTACTCAAGCGCGATCCGCGAGTCAGTTGGTTGCTGTATCATCCGGCGGCGCGATTGCAATTGCGCTTGCGTGGTTTGGCCGAAGTGCATAGCAACGATGGATTGGTTGATACCGCTTGGCAGAATAGCGCGGTACTTGGGCGACGCTGCTACTGTGGCATTGCACCAGGTCAAATCAGCGCCGAGCCAAATCATGGCCTTAACCAAGAATTGCTTGATCGTCAGCCAACCTTGGAAGAAAGTGAAGTGGGTCGCGTCAATTTTTGTGTTATATCAAGTACAATTAGCAATTTAGATTGGCTGCAACTCCAATTTACTGGCAACTATCGTGCCCAATTTGCTTGGACTGACGACGGTTCGTATACGGCCCAATGGGTCACACCGTAG